A genomic segment from Rhizobium sp. NLR16a encodes:
- the modB gene encoding molybdate ABC transporter permease subunit: MNIFGLSDEEWTAILLSLRVSIVAMLASLPFGILVALLLARGRFWGKSLLNGIVHLPLILPPVVTGFLLLILFGRRGPIGSLLDHYFGIIFSFRWTGAALACAVMAFPLMVRSIRLSIEAVDRKLEEAAGTLGAGPAWVFLTITLPLTLPGITVGMILSFAKAMGEFGATITFVSNIPGETQTLPAAIYTFTQLPGGDAGALRLTLVAVAISMAALLASEFLARLAGRRIDPE, encoded by the coding sequence TTGAACATATTCGGCTTGAGCGACGAGGAATGGACGGCAATCCTGCTCAGCCTGCGCGTCTCGATCGTCGCAATGCTGGCGAGCCTGCCCTTCGGCATTCTCGTTGCCTTGCTCTTGGCCCGCGGCCGCTTCTGGGGCAAGTCGTTGCTGAACGGCATCGTTCACCTGCCGCTGATCCTGCCGCCCGTCGTCACCGGTTTTCTTCTTCTCATCCTCTTCGGTCGCCGCGGCCCGATCGGCAGCCTGCTCGACCATTATTTCGGCATCATCTTCTCCTTCCGCTGGACGGGCGCCGCACTTGCCTGTGCCGTCATGGCCTTTCCGCTGATGGTTCGCAGCATTCGCCTGTCGATCGAAGCGGTCGACCGCAAGCTGGAAGAGGCGGCCGGAACGCTCGGCGCCGGCCCTGCCTGGGTTTTCCTGACGATCACCCTGCCGTTGACGCTCCCGGGCATCACAGTCGGCATGATCCTCTCCTTCGCCAAGGCGATGGGCGAGTTCGGCGCGACGATCACCTTCGTCTCCAACATCCCGGGCGAGACCCAGACGCTGCCGGCAGCAATCTACACCTTCACCCAATTGCCGGGCGGTGATGCCGGCGCGCTGCGACTGACGCTGGTCGCTGTCGCCATTTCCATGGCCGCCCTGCTTGCCTCGGAGTTCCTTGCTCGTCTCGCCGGCCGAAGGATTGATCCGGAATGA
- the proB gene encoding glutamate 5-kinase: MTSRKPLGRYRRIVIKIGSALLVDRKAGLKKAWLDAMCADISGLKAKGIDVLVVSSGAIALGRSVLDLPSGALKLEESQAAAAVGQIALARAWSESLSRDEIVAGQILLTLGDTEERRRYLNARATINQLLKIGAVPIINENDTVATSEIRYGDNDRLAARVATMTGADLLILLSDIDGLYTAPPHLDPNASFLETIAEITPEIEAMAGGAASELSRGGMRTKIDAGKIATTSGCAMIIASGKTDSPLSAIENGARSSWFAPSGTPVTARKTWIAGQLQPAGELHVDEGAVTALGAGKSLLPAGVRSVSGLFSRGDTVAIIGPSGREIARGLASYDAEDARRIAGRKSAEIEAILGYAGRAAMVHRDDMVMTAQIRSRSERQKKDASYA; this comes from the coding sequence ATGACCAGCCGTAAGCCGCTCGGCCGCTACCGCCGCATCGTCATCAAAATCGGTTCTGCCCTGCTGGTCGATCGCAAGGCCGGGCTGAAGAAGGCGTGGCTGGATGCCATGTGCGCCGATATATCTGGCCTGAAGGCCAAGGGTATCGACGTGCTCGTCGTGTCATCAGGGGCCATCGCGCTCGGCCGCTCGGTGCTCGACCTGCCCTCGGGCGCGCTGAAGCTGGAAGAAAGCCAGGCCGCCGCCGCCGTCGGCCAGATCGCACTGGCGCGCGCCTGGTCGGAGAGCCTGTCGCGCGACGAGATCGTTGCCGGCCAGATCCTGCTGACGCTCGGCGATACCGAGGAACGCCGCCGCTATCTCAATGCGCGCGCCACCATCAATCAGTTGCTGAAGATCGGCGCCGTGCCGATCATCAACGAAAACGACACGGTCGCGACCAGCGAAATCCGCTATGGAGACAACGACCGGCTGGCCGCCCGCGTGGCGACGATGACCGGCGCCGACCTGCTCATCCTACTCTCCGATATTGACGGCCTCTACACCGCCCCGCCGCATCTCGATCCGAATGCGAGTTTCCTGGAGACGATTGCCGAAATCACCCCGGAGATCGAGGCGATGGCCGGCGGCGCCGCCTCCGAGCTATCGCGCGGCGGCATGCGCACCAAGATCGATGCCGGCAAGATCGCCACCACCTCGGGCTGCGCCATGATCATCGCCTCGGGCAAGACCGACAGCCCGCTGTCGGCGATCGAAAACGGCGCGCGCTCCTCCTGGTTCGCCCCCTCCGGAACGCCCGTCACCGCCCGCAAGACCTGGATCGCCGGACAATTGCAGCCGGCAGGCGAACTGCATGTCGATGAGGGCGCCGTCACGGCGCTCGGCGCCGGCAAGAGCCTGCTTCCCGCCGGCGTGCGCAGCGTTTCCGGCCTCTTCAGCCGCGGCGACACCGTGGCGATCATCGGCCCTTCAGGCCGCGAGATCGCCCGCGGCCTGGCAAGCTACGATGCCGAGGACGCCCGCCGCATTGCCGGCCGCAAATCGGCGGAGATCGAAGCCATCCTCGGTTATGCCGGACGGGCTGCCATGGTCCATCGCGACGATATGGTGATGACCGCGCAGATCCGGTCGAGATCGGAAAGGCAGAAGAAGGACGCGAGCTATGCTTGA
- a CDS encoding GNAT family protein: MQGELIRVDQSRSSPEDQRSSKERLRPERLRTDCPVLLSERLVMRAPHEEDIDALAHLANNAKVATMVSRMPHPYTANDAADFVWRSRNGEIGKCVYAITKAENGAFMGCCGVEPHTDGKTVEIGYWLGEPYWNQGYTTEACHALVDMVFRTRQDVDQIDARCRVMNVASRRVIQKCGFQFQGSGLAASLALGSNVPVEWYRLDRKTWMSLRSWGNIA; this comes from the coding sequence ATGCAAGGCGAATTGATAAGGGTAGACCAATCACGGTCTTCCCCGGAAGACCAGCGGTCTTCCAAGGAACGGCTGAGGCCGGAGCGGTTAAGGACCGATTGCCCTGTCTTGTTATCGGAAAGGCTCGTCATGCGCGCGCCCCACGAAGAAGACATCGACGCCCTTGCCCATCTCGCCAATAACGCCAAAGTCGCCACCATGGTATCGCGTATGCCGCACCCCTATACCGCCAATGATGCCGCCGACTTTGTTTGGCGTTCGCGAAATGGCGAGATCGGCAAGTGCGTCTATGCGATCACCAAAGCCGAAAACGGCGCATTCATGGGATGCTGCGGCGTCGAACCGCATACCGACGGCAAGACCGTCGAGATCGGTTACTGGCTGGGTGAGCCCTATTGGAACCAGGGCTACACCACCGAGGCCTGCCACGCCCTCGTCGACATGGTGTTCAGAACCCGTCAGGACGTCGACCAGATCGACGCCCGCTGCCGGGTGATGAACGTCGCCTCGCGGCGTGTCATCCAGAAGTGCGGTTTCCAGTTCCAGGGTTCGGGGCTTGCTGCCTCGCTGGCGCTCGGCAGCAACGTGCCTGTGGAATGGTACAGGCTCGACCGCAAGACCTGGATGTCACTCCGAAGCTGGGGGAACATCGCATGA
- the rsfS gene encoding ribosome silencing factor: MVCHSRKGKKLTTVHAKGKTLAVVPKSAERGADAAARALEAVLTSLEDSKAEDIVTIDIAGKSALGDYMIVVSGRSNRHVLAISDHLLTDLKDEGFGTARVEGQEGGDWILIDTGDIIVHVFRPEIREFYNIEKMWAAPDMDEETRH; encoded by the coding sequence ATGGTTTGTCATTCCAGGAAAGGGAAAAAACTGACAACAGTACACGCCAAGGGAAAAACGCTCGCCGTTGTCCCGAAGAGTGCGGAACGTGGCGCCGATGCCGCTGCCCGCGCCTTAGAAGCCGTCCTCACCAGCCTTGAGGACTCCAAAGCTGAAGATATCGTCACCATCGACATTGCCGGAAAATCGGCGCTTGGAGACTACATGATCGTCGTCTCCGGTCGCTCGAACAGGCATGTCCTGGCGATTTCGGATCACCTGCTCACCGATCTCAAGGACGAAGGCTTCGGTACGGCCCGCGTCGAAGGTCAGGAAGGCGGCGACTGGATCCTGATCGACACCGGTGACATCATCGTGCATGTGTTCCGTCCCGAAATCCGCGAGTTCTACAACATCGAAAAGATGTGGGCGGCTCCGGATATGGATGAGGAAACACGGCACTGA
- the rpmA gene encoding 50S ribosomal protein L27: MAHKKAGGSSRNGRDSESKRLGVKKFGGEAVIAGNIIVRQRGTQWHPGSNVGLGKDHTIFALTAGNVDYRTKANGRVYVSVMPKAEAAE; this comes from the coding sequence ATGGCACATAAAAAAGCTGGCGGTTCCTCGCGCAACGGTCGCGATTCCGAATCCAAGCGCCTTGGCGTGAAGAAGTTCGGCGGCGAAGCCGTCATCGCAGGCAACATCATCGTGCGTCAGCGCGGTACGCAGTGGCATCCCGGTTCCAACGTCGGCCTCGGCAAGGATCACACGATCTTTGCACTTACCGCCGGCAATGTGGACTACCGAACGAAGGCCAACGGTCGCGTCTACGTGTCTGTCATGCCGAAAGCGGAAGCAGCGGAATAA
- the modA gene encoding molybdate ABC transporter substrate-binding protein → MRNRRQWTKLATAAIAALWFGAAALPAPAAAAEKLTVFAAASLKNALDAANAAWTSESGKEAVASYAASGALAKQIENAAPADIFISADRDWMDYLAERKLIKADSRSDLLGNRLVLVAEKDKAKPVEIKQGFDLAALLGDGRLAMGEPKSVPAGKYGMAALEKLGVWASVESKVAGAESVRAALALVSRGEAPYGIVYQTDAAADKGVAIVGTFPADSHPPIIYPVAILAESKNPDAAAYLDFLESDKAAAFLTAQGFTILK, encoded by the coding sequence ATGCGGAACCGCCGCCAATGGACGAAACTGGCAACCGCCGCGATCGCGGCTCTTTGGTTCGGCGCGGCAGCACTGCCGGCGCCCGCCGCAGCCGCTGAAAAACTGACCGTCTTTGCCGCGGCGAGTTTGAAGAACGCGCTCGACGCCGCCAATGCCGCCTGGACCAGTGAGAGCGGCAAAGAAGCCGTCGCCTCCTATGCGGCGAGCGGGGCACTTGCCAAGCAGATCGAAAACGCCGCCCCGGCCGATATCTTCATTTCGGCGGATCGCGATTGGATGGATTATCTCGCGGAGAGGAAGCTGATCAAAGCCGACAGCCGTTCGGACCTGCTCGGAAACCGGCTCGTGCTCGTGGCCGAAAAGGACAAGGCAAAGCCGGTCGAGATCAAACAGGGTTTCGATCTCGCCGCTTTGCTCGGTGACGGCAGGCTTGCCATGGGTGAGCCGAAATCGGTCCCAGCAGGCAAATACGGCATGGCCGCGCTGGAAAAACTCGGTGTCTGGGCATCGGTCGAATCCAAGGTCGCCGGCGCCGAAAGCGTGCGCGCCGCCCTCGCCCTCGTCTCCCGCGGCGAAGCGCCTTACGGCATCGTCTACCAGACCGACGCGGCCGCCGATAAGGGTGTCGCGATCGTCGGCACCTTCCCGGCCGACTCCCACCCGCCGATCATCTATCCGGTCGCAATTCTTGCCGAGAGCAAGAACCCGGATGCAGCGGCCTATCTCGACTTCCTGGAGTCGGACAAGGCAGCCGCTTTCCTCACGGCGCAGGGTTTCACTATTCTGAAATAG
- a CDS encoding glutamate-5-semialdehyde dehydrogenase, with the protein MLDTVAPGPDIDVLMNDIGRKAKAAARPLGFASAEAKNKALNAMADAILANKAHILAGNAKDLKDIEGSETLASFVDRLTLNDKRIAEMAEGIRAIAALADPVGEVIAAWDRPNGLKIERVRTPLGVIGVIFESRPNVTADAGALCLKAGNAVILRCGSDSRRSSQAIHACMVEGLKAAGLPEHAIQLVPVTDRAAVGAMLRGLDGAIDVIVPRGGKSLVARVQNEARVPVFAHLEGLCHIYVDGSADLEMAKKIVVNAKMRRTGICGAAETLLVDAAAVGTHLTPLLEVLTDVGCEIRASAAVLKVAPGLKPATEEDWSTEYLDAIISVAVVDGISGAIAHIQKYSSNHTEAVIAEDPGVVERFFTEVDSAILLHNASTQFADGGEFGMGAEIGIATGKMHARGPVGVEQLTSFKYRVRGAGQTRP; encoded by the coding sequence ATGCTTGATACCGTTGCGCCGGGCCCTGACATTGACGTGCTGATGAATGACATCGGCCGCAAGGCGAAGGCTGCCGCGCGACCGTTGGGCTTTGCCTCCGCCGAGGCGAAGAACAAGGCCCTGAACGCCATGGCCGACGCGATCCTGGCGAACAAGGCGCATATCCTGGCCGGAAACGCCAAGGACCTGAAGGACATCGAAGGCAGCGAAACGCTTGCCTCCTTCGTCGACCGGCTGACGCTGAACGACAAGCGCATTGCCGAGATGGCCGAGGGAATCCGTGCGATCGCCGCCCTTGCCGATCCGGTCGGAGAAGTCATCGCGGCCTGGGACAGACCGAACGGCCTGAAGATCGAACGTGTCCGCACGCCGCTCGGCGTCATTGGCGTGATCTTCGAAAGCCGGCCGAACGTTACCGCCGATGCCGGGGCGCTCTGCCTGAAGGCGGGCAATGCGGTCATCCTGCGCTGCGGCTCGGATTCGCGCCGTTCATCGCAGGCTATACACGCCTGCATGGTCGAGGGCCTGAAGGCGGCGGGACTTCCGGAGCATGCGATCCAGCTCGTTCCGGTCACCGACCGCGCCGCCGTCGGCGCCATGCTGCGCGGCCTGGATGGGGCAATCGACGTCATCGTGCCGCGTGGCGGCAAGAGCCTGGTGGCCCGTGTCCAGAACGAGGCCCGGGTGCCGGTGTTCGCGCATCTCGAAGGCCTGTGCCACATCTATGTCGATGGCTCGGCCGATCTCGAGATGGCGAAGAAGATCGTCGTCAACGCCAAGATGCGCCGTACCGGCATCTGCGGGGCGGCCGAGACGCTGCTCGTTGATGCTGCAGCGGTCGGCACGCATCTGACGCCACTGCTTGAGGTGCTGACTGACGTCGGCTGCGAGATCCGCGCTTCGGCGGCGGTGCTGAAGGTTGCGCCCGGCCTCAAGCCCGCGACGGAGGAGGACTGGTCGACCGAATATCTCGACGCGATCATCTCAGTCGCTGTGGTCGACGGCATATCGGGGGCGATCGCCCATATCCAGAAATATTCCTCGAACCATACCGAGGCCGTCATCGCCGAAGACCCCGGCGTGGTCGAGCGTTTCTTCACCGAAGTCGATTCGGCGATCCTGCTGCACAATGCCTCGACCCAGTTCGCCGACGGCGGCGAGTTCGGCATGGGCGCGGAAATCGGCATCGCCACCGGCAAGATGCATGCCCGTGGCCCCGTCGGCGTCGAACAACTGACCTCCTTCAAATACCGGGTGCGCGGTGCCGGCCAGACCCGACCCTGA
- a CDS encoding GNAT family N-acetyltransferase, translating into MSTSALQRPDTRSMMPGPAPVIPTTRLTLRPHRLSDAPAIAESLSDFAVTRMLSRVPAPFDRQDALDWLMPVTSGTLPDWSLAITGKDDVHIGTVSIELRHGRWHLGYWLNRYYWRRGYMSEAVAAIIERFSRRMPETPVHSGVFADNPASLRLQEKLGFRMTGCGEIYCFARNTMVSHIETVLQPGALQPRKVA; encoded by the coding sequence ATGAGCACGTCGGCACTGCAAAGGCCGGACACCAGGTCGATGATGCCCGGCCCCGCGCCGGTCATCCCGACCACTCGGCTGACGCTCCGCCCCCACCGGCTGAGCGATGCGCCCGCCATCGCGGAATCGCTCTCCGATTTCGCGGTGACGCGCATGCTTTCCCGCGTGCCCGCGCCGTTCGACCGGCAGGATGCGCTGGACTGGCTGATGCCGGTCACGTCAGGCACCCTGCCGGACTGGTCGCTCGCGATAACAGGCAAGGACGATGTCCATATCGGCACCGTCTCGATCGAGCTGCGCCACGGCCGCTGGCATCTCGGCTACTGGCTGAACCGCTACTACTGGCGGCGCGGCTATATGAGCGAGGCGGTGGCGGCGATCATCGAGCGCTTCTCGCGCCGCATGCCGGAGACGCCTGTCCATTCCGGTGTCTTCGCCGACAACCCCGCTTCGCTGCGGCTGCAGGAGAAGCTCGGGTTCCGCATGACGGGTTGCGGCGAAATCTATTGTTTCGCCCGCAACACCATGGTGTCGCACATCGAAACCGTGCTGCAGCCGGGCGCGCTGCAGCCGCGCAAGGTTGCGTAA
- a CDS encoding nicotinate-nucleotide adenylyltransferase produces MPHSERGMVVGLFGGSFNPPHEGHALVAEIAIKRLGLDQLWWMVTPGNPLKSRNLLAPLAERIAESERVAADPRIKVTAFEQALGVSYTANTLARVKARNPHVHFIWIMGADSLQTFHKWQKWQEIARTFPIAVIDRPGATLSYLSSKMTRTFDFARIDEDDARVLWKKRAPAWTFIHGPRSGLSSTAIRNGALPVPVGS; encoded by the coding sequence ATGCCGCACAGCGAGCGCGGCATGGTCGTCGGCCTGTTCGGCGGGTCGTTCAATCCGCCGCATGAGGGCCATGCACTTGTCGCCGAAATCGCCATCAAGCGGCTCGGTCTCGACCAGCTCTGGTGGATGGTGACCCCCGGCAACCCGCTGAAAAGCCGCAATCTTCTTGCGCCGCTTGCCGAGCGCATTGCCGAAAGCGAGCGTGTCGCCGCCGATCCGCGCATCAAGGTCACGGCTTTCGAGCAGGCGCTCGGCGTCAGCTACACCGCCAATACGCTGGCCCGCGTCAAGGCTCGCAATCCCCATGTGCATTTCATCTGGATCATGGGCGCCGATAGCCTGCAGACATTTCACAAATGGCAGAAATGGCAGGAGATCGCCCGCACCTTCCCGATCGCGGTGATCGACCGGCCGGGGGCGACGCTCTCCTACCTCTCTTCGAAAATGACGCGGACCTTCGATTTCGCCCGCATCGACGAAGACGACGCACGTGTTCTCTGGAAGAAGCGGGCGCCAGCCTGGACCTTCATCCACGGGCCACGCTCCGGCCTGAGCTCGACGGCAATCCGCAACGGCGCTTTGCCGGTCCCGGTCGGTAGCTGA
- the rplU gene encoding 50S ribosomal protein L21, which translates to MFAVIKTGGKQYRVAANDVLTIEKLEASAGDSIEFTEVLVIGEGADAAIGAPFVAGASVKAEVVDQTRGKKVIAFKKRRRQNSKRSRGHRQHHTVVRITDIVAAK; encoded by the coding sequence ATGTTCGCAGTCATCAAGACCGGCGGTAAGCAGTACCGTGTGGCAGCCAACGACGTGCTGACCATCGAGAAGCTTGAAGCATCCGCTGGCGACTCCATTGAATTCACCGAAGTCCTCGTGATCGGCGAAGGCGCCGACGCGGCGATCGGTGCGCCCTTCGTAGCCGGCGCCTCCGTCAAGGCGGAAGTCGTCGACCAGACCCGCGGCAAGAAGGTCATCGCCTTCAAGAAGCGCCGTCGTCAGAATTCGAAGCGTTCGCGCGGCCATCGTCAGCATCACACGGTCGTCCGTATCACGGACATCGTGGCTGCCAAGTAA
- a CDS encoding winged helix-turn-helix domain-containing protein, producing the protein MTDPAAKTPVPVLRISFPNEHRLGHGKMELLEHIRATGSISAAGRAMDMSYRRAWLLVSEMNRMFSEQVVEPQRGGQKGGGAALTPFGEELLARFRRMEKTVRESLAKDLAWLEAKRNLPPGEHG; encoded by the coding sequence ATGACCGACCCCGCCGCAAAAACACCTGTTCCCGTCCTGCGAATCAGCTTCCCGAATGAGCATCGTCTCGGTCACGGCAAGATGGAGCTGCTGGAGCATATCCGCGCGACCGGATCGATCTCGGCGGCCGGGCGGGCGATGGACATGTCCTATCGCCGAGCATGGCTGCTTGTCAGCGAGATGAACCGGATGTTCTCAGAACAGGTGGTGGAGCCGCAACGCGGCGGGCAGAAGGGCGGCGGCGCGGCATTGACACCGTTCGGCGAAGAATTGCTCGCGCGTTTTCGCCGGATGGAAAAGACGGTGCGGGAGAGCCTTGCCAAGGATCTCGCCTGGCTCGAAGCCAAGCGCAACCTGCCGCCTGGCGAGCACGGTTGA
- the obgE gene encoding GTPase ObgE, with product MKFLDEAKVYIRSGDGGAGSVSFRREKFIEFGGPDGGDGGRGGDVWVEAVNGLNTLIDFRYQQHFKATIGTHGMGRNRTGANGSDVTLKVPVGTQIFEEDRETLICDLTEEGQRYCLAHGGNGGFGNAHFKTSVNQAPDWANPGLPGEEKTLWLRLKLIADAGLVGLPNAGKSTFLASVTRARPKIANYPFTTLHPNLGVATVDEREFILADIPGLIEGAHEGVGIGDRFLGHVERTRVLLHLVSAQEEKVGKAYKTVKHELEAYGNDLADKAEIVALSQIDVLNEAELKKKTKELAKACGKTPFQISAVTGRGMTEVLRALRDIIVENNTEEKPAKAPKLRHRDMVVGEEGKDEDGVDDQP from the coding sequence ATGAAATTTCTCGACGAAGCAAAGGTCTATATCCGATCCGGGGATGGTGGCGCGGGCAGCGTTTCCTTCCGGCGCGAGAAATTCATCGAGTTCGGCGGCCCCGATGGCGGTGACGGCGGACGCGGCGGCGACGTCTGGGTCGAGGCCGTCAACGGCCTCAACACGCTGATCGATTTCCGCTATCAGCAGCATTTCAAGGCGACCATCGGCACCCATGGCATGGGCCGCAACCGCACCGGCGCCAACGGCAGCGACGTGACGCTCAAGGTTCCCGTGGGAACCCAGATCTTCGAGGAAGACCGGGAAACGCTGATCTGCGACCTGACCGAGGAAGGCCAGCGCTACTGTCTCGCCCATGGCGGCAATGGCGGCTTCGGCAATGCCCATTTCAAAACCTCGGTCAATCAGGCGCCCGACTGGGCCAATCCCGGCCTGCCCGGCGAGGAAAAAACCCTCTGGCTGCGGCTGAAGCTGATCGCCGATGCCGGCCTTGTCGGCCTGCCCAATGCCGGCAAGTCGACCTTCCTGGCATCGGTTACCCGCGCCCGGCCGAAGATCGCCAACTATCCCTTCACTACCCTGCATCCGAATCTCGGCGTTGCCACGGTCGACGAGCGGGAGTTCATTCTTGCCGATATTCCGGGCCTGATCGAAGGCGCCCATGAAGGTGTCGGCATCGGCGACCGTTTTCTCGGCCACGTCGAGCGCACCCGCGTGCTGCTCCACCTCGTCTCCGCCCAGGAAGAAAAGGTCGGCAAGGCCTACAAGACGGTCAAACATGAACTCGAAGCCTATGGCAACGATCTGGCCGACAAGGCCGAGATCGTGGCGCTGTCGCAGATCGACGTGCTCAATGAGGCCGAACTGAAGAAGAAGACGAAGGAATTGGCCAAGGCCTGCGGCAAGACCCCCTTCCAGATCTCGGCTGTGACAGGCAGGGGCATGACCGAGGTTCTGCGTGCACTGCGCGACATCATCGTCGAGAATAATACCGAGGAGAAACCGGCCAAGGCGCCGAAACTCCGGCATCGCGACATGGTCGTCGGAGAAGAGGGCAAGGACGAGGATGGGGTCGATGACCAGCCGTAA
- a CDS encoding endonuclease/exonuclease/phosphatase family protein: MNFVSYNIQYGFGLDGRYDLKRIARSLEGADVIALQEVTRGFWRNGFADMVADIAAFFPDHFWAYGPACDVHIDGGEGGLQPVRGTRFQFGNMVLSRWPILSTRTLLLPRSRTIAKINLQRGATEALIAIPGGAIRVYSVHLDHVSADERIRQLQFLNVHINAFVQEGGSLTGGGELDLPELPLPEDYMIMGDFNMEPESPEYCALAGAGGGYYGRVARIGTPVDAFAALKAYGPESYSWMDPEDHGKRMHLDYCFVSCGLGGRLKSARIDTQSLGSDHFPVWVEIGD; the protein is encoded by the coding sequence GTGAATTTTGTGAGCTATAACATACAGTACGGCTTCGGTCTCGACGGCCGATACGATCTCAAGCGCATTGCCCGGAGCCTCGAAGGCGCCGATGTCATCGCGCTGCAGGAGGTGACCCGCGGCTTCTGGCGCAACGGTTTTGCCGACATGGTGGCTGATATCGCAGCCTTCTTTCCCGACCATTTCTGGGCGTATGGGCCGGCCTGCGACGTCCATATCGACGGGGGCGAAGGCGGTCTGCAGCCGGTACGAGGCACGCGTTTTCAGTTCGGCAATATGGTGCTGTCGCGCTGGCCGATCCTGTCGACGCGGACTCTGCTTCTGCCGCGCAGCCGAACCATCGCCAAGATCAACCTGCAGCGCGGCGCAACCGAGGCGCTGATCGCCATCCCGGGCGGCGCGATCCGCGTCTACTCCGTCCATCTCGACCATGTCTCGGCCGACGAGCGCATTCGCCAGCTGCAATTCTTGAACGTGCACATCAACGCATTCGTCCAGGAGGGCGGATCGCTGACGGGGGGTGGCGAGCTTGATCTGCCGGAGCTGCCGCTGCCCGAGGACTATATGATCATGGGCGATTTCAATATGGAGCCGGAATCGCCGGAATATTGTGCGCTTGCCGGCGCCGGCGGCGGATATTACGGCCGTGTCGCCAGGATCGGCACGCCGGTCGATGCCTTTGCGGCGCTCAAGGCTTACGGGCCTGAGAGCTACAGCTGGATGGATCCCGAAGATCACGGCAAACGCATGCATCTCGATTATTGCTTCGTCAGTTGCGGCCTGGGCGGCCGGTTGAAATCCGCGCGGATCGATACGCAATCCCTCGGCTCCGATCATTTTCCTGTGTGGGTCGAGATCGGCGATTGA
- the modC gene encoding molybdenum ABC transporter ATP-binding protein — MTLIVEAKQRLGAFALDAAFTSEGGVTVLFGRSGSGKTSLIRIIAGLARPDEGRVVLDGERLTETTAGIFVPKHRRRFGYVFQEARLFPHLSVRANLSYGRWFAPKAARRESFDHIIDLLGIEPLLERSPAKLSGGEKQRVAIGRALLSSPRLLLMDEPLAALDEARKAEILPYLERLRDETEIPIVYVSHAIAEVARLASQVVVLSDGKVETTGPAVDILSRPSAAADRKEAGALLEGTVESFDARHRLSTVALKSSQLHIPSGVLPPGRPVRIRIPSRDVMLATARPEGLSALNILEGRIEAISSGEDGTVEIRIDCGGNAILSRITALSCERLDLRPGKTVFAIIKTVALEG; from the coding sequence ATGACGCTGATTGTCGAGGCAAAACAAAGGCTCGGCGCGTTCGCGCTCGACGCCGCCTTTACCTCCGAAGGCGGTGTAACCGTATTGTTCGGCCGCTCCGGCTCCGGCAAGACCTCACTGATCCGCATCATCGCCGGTCTCGCCCGGCCGGATGAAGGTCGCGTCGTGCTTGACGGCGAGCGCCTCACCGAAACGACAGCTGGCATCTTCGTCCCGAAACACCGCCGCCGTTTCGGTTATGTCTTCCAGGAGGCACGGCTGTTTCCGCATTTGAGCGTCCGAGCCAATCTTTCCTACGGCCGCTGGTTTGCCCCAAAGGCGGCACGCCGTGAGAGCTTCGATCATATTATCGACCTGCTCGGCATCGAGCCGCTGTTGGAACGCAGCCCGGCAAAACTTTCCGGCGGCGAAAAACAGCGCGTCGCGATCGGGCGTGCCCTTCTCTCCTCACCCCGCCTGCTCTTGATGGACGAGCCGCTCGCCGCCCTCGACGAGGCACGCAAGGCCGAGATCCTGCCATATCTCGAGCGGTTGCGTGATGAAACCGAAATTCCGATCGTCTATGTCAGCCATGCGATCGCCGAGGTGGCACGACTCGCAAGTCAGGTCGTCGTCCTCAGCGACGGCAAGGTGGAAACGACCGGCCCGGCCGTCGACATATTGAGCCGTCCCTCAGCGGCCGCCGACCGGAAAGAGGCCGGCGCGCTGCTCGAAGGCACCGTCGAAAGCTTCGATGCGCGTCACCGCCTGTCGACCGTCGCTCTGAAATCCTCCCAACTGCATATTCCGAGCGGAGTGCTTCCGCCCGGCAGACCGGTGCGCATCCGCATTCCGTCGCGCGACGTCATGCTGGCGACCGCCAGGCCCGAGGGCCTCAGCGCGCTGAACATTCTCGAAGGCAGGATCGAGGCGATATCGTCTGGCGAGGACGGAACGGTCGAAATCCGGATCGATTGCGGCGGCAATGCCATTCTTTCGCGTATCACCGCACTGTCCTGCGAGCGCCTCGATCTCCGGCCTGGCAAGACCGTCTTCGCCATCATCAAGACGGTTGCCCTGGAAGGCTGA